A window of the Bdellovibrio sp. ZAP7 genome harbors these coding sequences:
- a CDS encoding HNH endonuclease family protein encodes MKKLLVGALVSICAVSVHAREDLLADVSGNNQRFSEYYTVTTLPSFSATPTNTSVDPLQTIQDIFDAAAPSVEIKAAVISLLHFDHHNEDFGNVGQAYNRKQHFGTWIRPSADHTCLNTRGLVLVRDSKVPVTYNTAGCTVRSGEWDEPYTGATVNDAADIQIDHFVPLKNAYVSGAHKWNYAKRCLYANFLGNNFHLISTDGHENMSKSDSSPEGYMPPNQAYRCQYLQQWLKVKLIWDLGLTPPEKLAVESLIQQNGCDLNMFQYSVGELQAQKQFMADNYNLCH; translated from the coding sequence ATGAAGAAGCTTCTAGTCGGAGCGCTTGTATCGATCTGTGCGGTGAGTGTACATGCAAGGGAAGATCTGCTCGCTGATGTGAGTGGAAACAACCAGCGATTCAGTGAGTATTACACGGTCACGACGTTGCCTTCTTTCTCTGCGACTCCCACAAATACCTCTGTTGACCCTTTGCAAACTATCCAAGACATTTTTGACGCTGCTGCTCCATCGGTTGAGATTAAAGCCGCCGTTATTTCGCTTTTGCATTTCGATCATCACAACGAAGACTTCGGAAATGTAGGACAGGCTTATAATCGCAAGCAGCATTTCGGAACTTGGATACGTCCCAGTGCAGATCATACCTGCTTGAATACGCGCGGCCTGGTTTTAGTTCGCGATTCCAAAGTTCCAGTGACCTACAATACCGCAGGTTGCACTGTTCGCAGTGGCGAGTGGGATGAACCGTACACAGGCGCGACCGTTAATGATGCCGCAGATATTCAAATCGATCATTTTGTTCCTTTGAAAAATGCCTATGTCAGTGGTGCGCACAAATGGAACTATGCTAAACGTTGCCTTTACGCGAACTTCTTAGGAAACAATTTCCATCTTATTTCCACAGACGGACATGAAAACATGTCTAAGAGTGATAGCTCTCCAGAGGGTTACATGCCGCCAAACCAAGCTTACCGCTGTCAGTACTTGCAACAATGGTTGAAAGTAAAATTGATCTGGGATTTGGGACTGACACCGCCAGAAAAATTGGCCGTGGAATCATTAATCCAGCAAAATGGCTGTGATCTGAATATGTTCCAATACTCTGTCGGCGAGTTGCAGGCACAAAAACAGTTTATGGCTGACAACTATAACCTTTGCCACTAG
- a CDS encoding Crp/Fnr family transcriptional regulator, with product MQLKELLDKAQTLRRFKAGQVIFEAGGEPQGLYKVHEGLIKLDSTSASGAAHTLRLIGPEGLVGYRALFAGENYYATAIAVEESVLSFVSKNEILALFRDHPEAAMQFLEFLSRDLRLAESKWTGQMDKDAAARIADALLFLQQNFPQQNWTRKEIAQWAGTTPETVIRTLATFEKEGIIDQSSGRTIQIKNRELLLSKSAEE from the coding sequence ATGCAACTTAAGGAACTTCTCGATAAAGCCCAGACCCTACGACGCTTCAAAGCAGGCCAAGTCATATTCGAAGCCGGCGGCGAACCCCAAGGACTCTATAAAGTCCACGAAGGATTGATCAAACTCGATTCAACCTCTGCCAGTGGTGCCGCTCACACATTAAGACTGATCGGCCCCGAAGGATTGGTTGGCTACCGCGCTTTATTCGCAGGAGAAAACTATTACGCCACCGCGATCGCCGTCGAAGAATCGGTGCTTTCTTTTGTCTCTAAAAACGAAATCTTAGCCCTTTTCCGCGATCACCCTGAAGCGGCCATGCAATTCCTGGAATTCCTGTCGCGTGACCTGCGTTTAGCCGAATCCAAATGGACCGGTCAAATGGACAAAGATGCGGCGGCGAGAATCGCAGACGCCTTGTTATTCCTGCAACAAAACTTCCCCCAACAAAATTGGACCCGAAAAGAAATTGCCCAATGGGCCGGCACAACTCCTGAGACCGTCATTCGAACTCTAGCTACTTTCGAAAAAGAAGGCATCATCGACCAATCCTCTGGAAGAACAATCCAAATAAAAAACCGCGAACTTCTCCTATCAAAGTCTGCAGAGGAATAA
- a CDS encoding OmpA family protein, with amino-acid sequence MLSRFNKVILASAFAAGFIGCASTPPNVVSIPTTANPTTEIARTEEMLNDARAKQMNVLSPDNFKDAEKTLNKAKEYQAKKKPTEKILEQVAYSRAWLQQGENKSDISKKSLGEITDARTGAIKANAPQMYPKEWKKLESKLQNITKDVENGSLTAADKKGADLVASYRTIERDSVAKQYLGRAKMTIDEAEKDKAVEKAPKSLALAQAKYNQSLNFIGQDPRNTAAIAKISEDANREAEHLAEVMSKVNAGNSEALVLQNERQQKMITSLHKETKAQARELTAAEKQLEAAKQQEAELARQQALADTADKLRKELRPNEAEVFTQDGKVMVRLKGLNFASGKANLTPKNKALLQKVETALNDVPTAKIEVQGHTDSTGATEANMRISEARAKTVQKQLIANGASSSQVDAVGLGEERPISNNNTAAGRAQNRRIDLVIEPKIQE; translated from the coding sequence ATGCTGTCCCGATTTAATAAGGTGATTTTGGCTTCGGCATTTGCAGCAGGTTTTATTGGCTGTGCAAGCACTCCGCCGAACGTGGTTTCTATTCCTACGACTGCGAATCCGACGACGGAAATTGCTCGTACGGAAGAGATGTTGAACGATGCTCGAGCAAAACAAATGAATGTTCTTTCTCCTGATAACTTCAAAGACGCGGAAAAAACTTTAAACAAGGCCAAAGAATATCAAGCTAAGAAAAAACCGACCGAAAAAATTCTGGAACAAGTCGCCTATTCTCGTGCATGGTTGCAACAAGGCGAAAACAAATCTGATATCTCTAAAAAATCTTTAGGTGAAATCACAGACGCGCGTACGGGCGCCATCAAGGCCAATGCTCCGCAGATGTATCCTAAAGAGTGGAAGAAACTGGAAAGCAAACTGCAAAACATCACTAAAGATGTGGAAAATGGCAGTTTAACGGCAGCGGATAAAAAAGGAGCCGACCTGGTTGCTTCTTACCGCACGATCGAACGTGATTCCGTGGCGAAGCAATACTTGGGTCGTGCTAAAATGACTATTGATGAAGCTGAAAAAGACAAAGCCGTTGAAAAAGCGCCGAAGTCTTTGGCTTTAGCACAAGCAAAATACAATCAGTCCCTAAATTTTATTGGTCAAGATCCACGTAACACCGCTGCTATCGCGAAAATCTCAGAAGATGCGAATCGTGAAGCAGAACATTTGGCCGAAGTGATGAGCAAAGTAAATGCGGGTAACTCGGAAGCGTTGGTTTTGCAAAACGAGCGACAACAAAAAATGATCACCAGCCTGCATAAAGAAACCAAAGCACAGGCCCGTGAGTTGACGGCAGCTGAAAAACAATTGGAAGCAGCGAAACAACAGGAGGCTGAACTTGCTCGTCAACAAGCCTTGGCGGACACAGCTGACAAGCTTCGTAAAGAACTTCGCCCGAATGAAGCTGAAGTCTTCACGCAAGATGGTAAAGTCATGGTTCGCCTTAAAGGACTGAATTTTGCTAGTGGCAAGGCTAATCTGACTCCGAAAAATAAAGCGTTGTTGCAAAAAGTGGAAACTGCTTTGAATGACGTGCCAACAGCAAAAATCGAAGTGCAAGGTCATACAGACTCAACAGGTGCGACAGAAGCAAACATGAGAATCTCTGAAGCCCGTGCCAAAACGGTTCAAAAACAACTGATCGCAAATGGCGCATCTTCCAGTCAGGTTGACGCTGTTGGCTTGGGTGAAGAGCGCCCTATCAGCAACAACAACACGGCTGCGGGACGCGCACAAAACAGACGTATTGACCTTGTGATTGAACCTAAAATCCAGGAGTAG
- a CDS encoding transcriptional regulator, with protein MTHLPGHAWQDLKKELMERWHELTENDLDSTYGNSHSIVDLLERKVGMRIEEASERFAEIASHYHLYDEPEEEEQTPKAAKEERTMELSPKKPSPRPDVLPKP; from the coding sequence ATGACACATCTACCGGGCCATGCTTGGCAGGACTTGAAAAAAGAGCTGATGGAAAGATGGCATGAGCTGACGGAGAACGATCTAGACAGCACTTACGGAAACAGTCATTCCATCGTGGATTTATTGGAAAGAAAAGTTGGAATGAGAATCGAGGAGGCCAGCGAACGATTTGCTGAAATCGCTTCCCACTATCATCTTTACGATGAACCAGAGGAGGAGGAGCAAACTCCGAAGGCCGCAAAGGAAGAACGCACGATGGAGCTTTCACCTAAAAAGCCAAGTCCCCGTCCCGATGTACTACCGAAACCATAA
- a CDS encoding protein-L-isoaspartate O-methyltransferase: protein MEQYQDLLLKKSLPLSEQVVEAYYRYPRHLFVPEYTLQEAYEDTPLLLYKRGAFVSTISQPSFVMRILDMLQLAPGHKVFELGAGSGWNTALMSYIVGPQGKVVSSEIIPEVADRARGILDQMRITNAKVFTGDGFEGYGPEAPFDRIIFTAGSSEMPDKIFAQLKEDGLMVFVKKEDKKADMLQLIKKSHGEQQILNSIPCSFVTVNRESESRLQDGTP, encoded by the coding sequence ATGGAACAATATCAGGATTTGCTTCTGAAAAAATCTCTCCCGCTGTCAGAACAAGTTGTGGAGGCTTACTACCGTTATCCACGTCACTTGTTTGTGCCTGAGTACACCCTTCAGGAAGCCTACGAAGACACACCTCTCTTGCTCTACAAAAGGGGCGCTTTTGTTTCCACCATTTCGCAACCCAGTTTCGTGATGCGAATTTTGGATATGTTGCAACTTGCACCTGGGCACAAAGTTTTTGAACTAGGCGCGGGCTCAGGTTGGAACACAGCTTTGATGTCTTATATCGTGGGACCGCAGGGAAAAGTTGTGAGCTCTGAAATCATCCCCGAAGTTGCAGACCGCGCGCGTGGGATTCTGGATCAAATGCGCATCACCAATGCCAAAGTATTCACCGGCGATGGTTTTGAGGGCTATGGACCGGAAGCTCCTTTCGATCGTATCATTTTTACGGCCGGCTCTTCTGAAATGCCAGATAAGATTTTTGCGCAATTGAAAGAAGACGGATTGATGGTGTTCGTGAAAAAAGAGGACAAGAAAGCCGATATGCTTCAGCTGATTAAAAAGTCCCACGGAGAGCAGCAAATTTTAAATTCTATTCCTTGTTCATTTGTGACCGTGAATCGCGAGTCGGAGTCCCGCCTGCAAGACGGGACTCCTTAA